A genome region from Natranaeroarchaeum sulfidigenes includes the following:
- a CDS encoding potassium channel family protein, with amino-acid sequence MSTNTPTVQDEADWRRRIWVAVLGIVAIIVVYTLLYQWAASAFTGEEISFAQALQNVVEIVTTAGFGGDTALWEQSDRFALLIVFMNLSAVLLVFVAIPLFGVPLLRQALETQPPTESTLRDHVIIAGYSMRDEVLRKELEAMNISYLYVDDDPDVVTELNEQGLNAIVGDPEVVDTYRAANASHARSLVADIGDETNPTVILSARQVNPELRAISVIRSEDVEAYHRYAGADDIVSARQLLGKSLALRAAGTYAEKLRAAIEIESDLRVTELLIERNSELVGQTLREADIFEERGMTVVGAWLGGKFVVTPDPDTIIEENTILLVAGEHEDFEDIQTRSIPTHDTHEPRVVVCGYGTVGRTITKTLRQKGVDVEVIDIEDKDGVDVVGDITDPATLEQANVRNARSVVLSLDEDTPTIYTTLVLEQLAPDVEVIARADDADSVQKLYSSGADFVLSLPNVTGESLASLLIDEAEILTPDADFEFVRSSVPAFVGRSLKELDLRRQTGCTIVAVERDEQVLTDVDATFTIREEDVLIVAGSERSREQFCQFTERVTADIDE; translated from the coding sequence ATGAGTACAAACACACCGACAGTTCAGGACGAAGCGGACTGGCGTCGACGTATCTGGGTCGCCGTACTAGGCATTGTCGCGATCATCGTCGTCTATACGCTGTTGTACCAGTGGGCGGCAAGCGCGTTCACGGGCGAGGAGATCTCGTTCGCTCAGGCACTACAGAACGTCGTCGAGATCGTAACGACGGCTGGCTTTGGCGGCGATACAGCTCTCTGGGAACAGAGCGACCGGTTCGCCCTCCTGATCGTATTTATGAACCTCTCGGCGGTGCTTCTGGTCTTTGTGGCGATTCCCCTGTTTGGTGTCCCCCTTCTCCGGCAGGCACTGGAGACGCAGCCCCCAACGGAGAGTACCCTCCGGGACCACGTTATCATCGCTGGCTACTCTATGCGTGACGAAGTGCTCCGCAAAGAGCTCGAAGCGATGAACATTTCATACCTGTACGTCGACGACGATCCGGATGTAGTAACGGAGTTGAATGAGCAAGGTCTCAACGCGATCGTCGGGGATCCGGAGGTCGTCGATACCTATCGAGCAGCCAACGCGTCACACGCACGGTCGCTCGTCGCCGACATCGGTGACGAGACGAATCCGACGGTGATACTTTCTGCCAGACAAGTAAACCCGGAACTGCGAGCGATTAGCGTCATCAGGTCCGAGGACGTAGAAGCGTACCACCGATACGCAGGTGCGGACGATATCGTCTCCGCACGGCAACTGCTCGGCAAAAGCCTCGCACTCCGTGCTGCGGGAACCTACGCGGAAAAACTCCGGGCCGCAATCGAAATCGAGAGCGATCTTCGTGTCACGGAGTTGTTGATCGAACGCAACAGCGAGCTCGTTGGCCAGACACTCCGAGAAGCTGATATCTTCGAAGAGCGTGGAATGACGGTCGTCGGCGCGTGGCTCGGGGGGAAGTTCGTTGTCACGCCGGATCCCGACACGATCATCGAGGAGAACACCATTTTACTGGTTGCCGGAGAGCACGAGGACTTTGAAGATATCCAGACGAGATCTATCCCGACACACGATACACACGAACCGCGGGTTGTCGTCTGTGGCTACGGAACTGTCGGACGTACGATTACGAAGACGCTACGACAGAAAGGGGTCGATGTCGAAGTGATCGATATCGAAGACAAAGACGGGGTCGATGTCGTTGGAGATATTACTGACCCAGCGACTCTGGAGCAAGCAAATGTGAGAAACGCCCGTTCGGTCGTGCTTTCGCTCGACGAGGATACCCCGACGATTTACACGACGCTCGTCCTCGAGCAGTTGGCTCCTGATGTAGAAGTTATCGCACGGGCAGACGACGCCGACAGCGTCCAGAAGCTGTACAGCTCTGGCGCGGATTTTGTGCTCTCACTACCAAACGTCACCGGCGAGAGTCTGGCGTCACTGTTGATCGATGAAGCGGAGATACTGACGCCCGATGCGGACTTCGAGTTCGTGAGATCCTCGGTGCCCGCCTTCGTCGGACGGTCACTCAAAGAACTCGATCTGCGGAGACAGACTGGCTGTACCATCGTGGCAGTTGAACGTGATGAGCAGGTACTGACCGATGTCGATGCGACCTTTACCATCCGTGAAGAGGACGTACTTATCGTCGCTGGGAGCGAGCGGTCCAGAGAGCAGTTCTGCCAGTTTACCGAGCGGGTAACAGCGGACATCGACGAGTGA
- a CDS encoding amino acid permease: MAEELERDLGLVAVVAISMGAMIGSGIFILPGLAMAEAGPSVILAFVIAALLVLPAAISIAELGTAMPEAGGDYIFIERGMGPGAGTIAGLGTWLMLMFKGALALVGGMLYLGPIFDRLGVDVSGELVGPFPIESAAIGLSYALEITYLELIAVVIGALLITINVVGVKQTGGLQKILVLVMMFILGGFVALSMGNIEGGSYDGFFEEGAVGLFAATAMVLISYGGVTKVAAVAEEIKNPGRNLPLGLLLSLGLTTALYALIVFVLVGVVDAETLAGSDIPMVDGTEPFFGFIGVLLIIVAAMFALISTANAGILTASRYPFALSRDNLLPDEFATVSDRFHTPVTAILITGGAMLFIIITLPVEEIAKTAGAFQIVVYILVCLSLIAFRRRDPEWYDPDFRSPLYPWIQLFGVFAGLGIITQMDLLPQVGGIGIALLGALWYWVYGRPRVDRTGIVGEALIDTVEPTPEGGESPYRVVVPVASPETERGLIRLAAASAASHDGEAELVVMNVITVPDQTSLAQEVSYEQERIDRQQELLAEAEEIATELDIGLRTRALVGRDVGKTVLHVIEQENADDVVMGWSGTRKRRDRVLGSNIDRLIEQAPCEVTLVRYVEETAGDVVAFVGEGPYSSIAVRKAAAIARMDDDATLTLVNVQTSDGSEETDALVKRGQEIIDETARSVDVEGYESNVVVTDDVESELVKIGRRYDTVCLGVSRVSSVERLLSGAIPETIGEQVPGTILLVRSRDGTERSLRAAIRKRLSV; encoded by the coding sequence ATGGCAGAAGAACTAGAGCGGGATCTGGGACTGGTAGCGGTCGTAGCAATCAGCATGGGCGCGATGATCGGCAGTGGGATCTTTATTCTGCCGGGGCTAGCAATGGCAGAGGCGGGTCCCTCGGTTATTCTCGCGTTCGTCATCGCAGCACTCCTCGTCCTTCCCGCGGCAATCAGTATCGCCGAGCTGGGGACTGCAATGCCCGAAGCGGGTGGGGACTACATCTTCATCGAACGAGGGATGGGCCCGGGTGCCGGGACGATCGCCGGTCTCGGGACGTGGCTGATGCTGATGTTTAAGGGTGCGCTCGCACTCGTGGGCGGGATGCTGTATCTCGGCCCGATCTTCGACAGGCTTGGCGTTGATGTATCCGGCGAACTGGTCGGCCCGTTTCCGATTGAAAGCGCGGCGATCGGTCTGTCGTACGCGCTCGAAATAACATACCTCGAACTAATAGCGGTCGTCATCGGAGCCCTTCTGATCACGATCAACGTCGTCGGTGTCAAACAGACCGGCGGACTCCAGAAGATCCTCGTTCTTGTAATGATGTTTATTCTCGGCGGCTTCGTCGCACTCTCGATGGGCAACATCGAGGGAGGAAGCTACGACGGCTTCTTCGAGGAGGGTGCTGTCGGGCTGTTCGCTGCTACAGCGATGGTCCTGATCTCCTACGGTGGTGTGACGAAAGTCGCTGCCGTTGCCGAAGAAATCAAGAATCCGGGTCGAAACCTACCGCTTGGGCTTCTGTTGTCGCTCGGGCTCACTACGGCGCTGTACGCGCTTATTGTGTTCGTGCTCGTCGGCGTCGTCGACGCCGAGACGCTGGCAGGATCCGACATCCCGATGGTCGACGGGACGGAGCCGTTCTTCGGCTTCATCGGCGTATTGTTGATTATCGTTGCCGCGATGTTTGCGCTGATCAGTACCGCGAACGCCGGTATTCTCACCGCATCGAGATACCCGTTCGCGCTGAGCCGGGACAACCTCCTGCCGGACGAGTTTGCGACGGTCAGTGACCGGTTCCACACGCCCGTGACCGCGATCCTGATCACCGGCGGCGCGATGCTGTTCATTATCATCACGTTACCGGTTGAAGAGATTGCCAAGACTGCGGGGGCGTTCCAGATCGTTGTGTACATTCTCGTCTGTCTCTCCCTGATCGCGTTCCGACGCCGGGATCCAGAGTGGTATGACCCTGACTTCAGGTCGCCGCTGTACCCGTGGATCCAGTTATTCGGCGTGTTTGCCGGACTCGGGATTATCACACAGATGGACCTGTTGCCACAAGTGGGCGGGATCGGTATCGCCCTGCTGGGTGCGCTCTGGTACTGGGTCTACGGCCGTCCGCGAGTTGACCGAACCGGAATCGTCGGCGAAGCGCTGATCGACACGGTCGAACCCACGCCTGAAGGGGGCGAGAGCCCGTACCGTGTCGTTGTACCGGTTGCGAGCCCAGAGACTGAACGAGGACTGATACGTCTGGCTGCTGCGAGTGCGGCAAGCCACGACGGTGAGGCCGAACTCGTCGTAATGAACGTCATCACGGTACCGGATCAAACCTCGCTTGCCCAGGAGGTCAGCTACGAGCAAGAGCGGATCGACCGGCAGCAGGAACTGCTAGCCGAAGCCGAGGAAATTGCAACAGAACTGGATATCGGGCTACGGACACGTGCGCTCGTCGGTCGTGACGTCGGGAAGACGGTCCTGCACGTGATCGAACAGGAGAACGCAGACGATGTCGTGATGGGCTGGTCCGGGACACGGAAACGCCGTGACCGAGTGCTCGGATCGAACATCGACCGCCTCATCGAGCAGGCACCCTGTGAAGTGACACTTGTAAGGTATGTGGAGGAAACGGCCGGTGACGTCGTTGCGTTCGTTGGAGAGGGACCCTACTCGTCGATCGCCGTCCGAAAGGCAGCAGCGATCGCACGAATGGATGACGACGCAACGCTGACGCTGGTGAACGTCCAGACCAGTGACGGAAGCGAAGAGACTGATGCGCTCGTCAAGCGAGGCCAAGAGATCATCGACGAAACCGCCCGATCGGTTGATGTCGAAGGGTACGAGTCGAACGTCGTCGTGACCGACGATGTTGAGTCAGAACTCGTGAAGATCGGGCGTAGATACGATACCGTCTGTCTCGGTGTCTCGAGAGTGAGCTCCGTCGAACGGCTCCTCTCGGGAGCGATCCCGGAAACGATCGGTGAGCAAGTACCGGGAACGATCCTGCTTGTACGGAGCAGGGACGGGACCGAGCGGTCGCTTCGTGCCGCAATACGGAAACGACTCAGCGTTTGA
- a CDS encoding Lrp/AsnC family transcriptional regulator, with the protein MVSGSKHGHDYRLDEIDRLIVHALMTDARSISAPDIADDVNVSAGTIRNRIARLEEHGIVTGYHAAVDFERADGSLTNLFLCNVPFPDIERVTAQSGGIPGVIDIRELMGGRTNLHVLAVGDNTTELRRIGRQLSEIGVEIEDEMLVKDRSRFSYGPFGPEADESVSLADSISLAGGAEVIDIPVDADAPVVGLTVEHAVEEGLLPPEALLVAIERDDETITPHGDTVIQSNDIVTVFSRDPSETVLNGFEVADPVEVDE; encoded by the coding sequence ATGGTATCTGGCTCGAAGCATGGACACGACTACCGGTTAGACGAGATTGATCGGTTGATCGTCCACGCGCTGATGACGGACGCGCGATCGATCTCCGCACCCGATATTGCGGACGACGTCAACGTCTCCGCCGGGACAATACGGAACCGAATTGCACGGCTTGAAGAACATGGGATCGTCACCGGGTATCATGCCGCGGTCGATTTCGAACGTGCGGATGGCAGTCTCACGAACCTCTTTCTCTGTAATGTCCCGTTCCCGGATATCGAACGTGTGACCGCACAGTCGGGAGGGATCCCTGGTGTCATCGATATCCGCGAGCTTATGGGTGGGCGAACGAACCTCCACGTCCTTGCAGTGGGCGATAACACGACCGAACTGCGTCGTATCGGCCGTCAGCTCTCGGAAATCGGCGTCGAAATCGAGGACGAGATGCTCGTCAAAGACAGATCACGGTTCTCGTACGGCCCGTTCGGGCCGGAGGCAGACGAGTCGGTGTCGCTTGCGGACTCCATCTCGCTGGCGGGCGGCGCGGAGGTCATCGACATCCCGGTCGATGCGGATGCACCGGTCGTCGGTCTGACTGTCGAGCACGCCGTCGAGGAGGGGCTCCTGCCGCCGGAGGCACTGCTGGTTGCAATCGAACGGGACGACGAGACGATCACGCCACACGGCGACACAGTCATTCAGTCGAACGACATCGTTACCGTGTTTTCTCGCGATCCATCCGAGACCGTTCTCAATGGGTTCGAGGTTGCGGACCCCGTGGAGGTCGATGAATGA
- a CDS encoding universal stress protein — protein sequence MMPGSLTERVVVPLANEDDATNSLSAIEQWFDPAGTKLTFVHVIEKGGGAPDKAPLGAREEQADRIFDIVEAHFGSGEFAVETTLRYGTSVTDEVVAVADAVDATVIAFTPRDHTILSKLLSGNLTTGIVSNERFPVVVLPPQTDDE from the coding sequence ATGATGCCTGGCTCCCTCACCGAACGCGTTGTCGTCCCGCTTGCGAACGAGGACGACGCCACGAACTCCCTCTCGGCGATCGAACAGTGGTTCGATCCGGCCGGGACAAAACTGACCTTCGTTCACGTCATCGAGAAAGGCGGTGGCGCACCTGATAAAGCACCGCTTGGTGCCCGCGAAGAACAGGCCGATCGGATCTTTGATATCGTCGAGGCGCACTTTGGCTCCGGCGAATTCGCGGTCGAAACGACGCTTCGATACGGCACGAGCGTTACTGACGAAGTTGTCGCAGTTGCCGACGCAGTAGACGCAACAGTGATTGCGTTCACGCCGAGAGATCACACTATTCTCTCGAAACTCCTCTCCGGCAACCTGACCACCGGAATCGTCTCGAACGAGCGGTTCCCGGTCGTTGTTTTGCCCCCTCAGACGGACGATGAGTAG
- a CDS encoding cation:proton antiporter — translation MSEIALAANFATIVVVATIIGLLARQTGQPTIIAYILTGIILGPVMIDLLELLVGIDVVRAIVGPDLPDLFEAYLGVTEDSLVDLMAELGLGFLLFLLGMKMRFDDIRDILRPITNIAIGQTVLQTALAFLVAWALGFDPTEVLVIALATVFGATPIIVKILTDKDEITSLPGKIDVGVLIVQDIYLVVVLALFSADSLDNAGEIATTLGVIFVMMGFIGIFSLLSSRYLLPKLFREIADNKDVFLIVAIAWAFLFIAIAEGFDLSVEVGAFLAGISLAQLPYSKELQDRITPITDFFILVFFASIGLQIDGLGSLLAFWWQAIVASLVLMIGNFWIMFYLIDREGFSVETSFLGSINMVQVSEFSLVVGALAFNQQYIGSDVLGYLSLMALMTMSASTYIINYNHAIYARLQPWFARFEDESKQDADLHEYRDHAIAVGYDEVTERALSRLDDHYDEVVIIDRKTEHIEEIESEGRYDYIFGDFRHGEVRKEANLKRASFVLSSSVQVDVNTALLDEVDDDATVFVEAERIEDARTLYDRGATYVIMSTHLTAEKLEEYLEAYLADRQAFDSSISEDIERLETLNATAEELPFGEGRAGTRGGDDD, via the coding sequence ATGAGTGAGATAGCCCTCGCCGCGAACTTTGCGACCATCGTCGTCGTCGCGACGATCATCGGCCTGCTCGCTCGACAGACCGGCCAGCCCACGATCATCGCGTACATCCTCACGGGGATCATCCTCGGGCCAGTGATGATCGACCTGCTGGAACTGCTGGTCGGCATCGACGTTGTCAGAGCCATCGTCGGCCCCGACCTCCCCGATCTCTTCGAGGCGTATCTGGGCGTGACGGAGGATAGTCTCGTCGATCTGATGGCGGAACTCGGTCTTGGCTTCCTTCTCTTTTTGCTCGGGATGAAGATGCGCTTTGACGATATCCGTGATATCCTGCGGCCGATCACCAACATCGCGATCGGGCAGACCGTCCTGCAGACTGCTCTCGCCTTTCTGGTCGCGTGGGCGCTCGGCTTCGATCCGACCGAGGTCCTCGTGATCGCACTCGCTACCGTCTTCGGCGCGACGCCGATCATTGTCAAAATCCTCACCGACAAGGACGAGATCACGAGCCTGCCCGGCAAGATCGACGTGGGCGTCCTGATCGTACAGGACATCTATCTCGTCGTCGTCCTCGCGCTGTTTTCGGCCGATTCCCTCGACAACGCGGGCGAGATCGCCACGACGCTCGGCGTCATCTTCGTGATGATGGGCTTTATCGGGATCTTCTCGTTGCTCTCTTCTCGCTATCTCCTTCCGAAGCTGTTCCGCGAAATCGCCGACAACAAGGATGTGTTCCTAATCGTCGCGATCGCGTGGGCGTTCCTCTTTATCGCGATTGCCGAGGGCTTCGATCTCTCGGTCGAGGTCGGGGCCTTCCTCGCGGGGATCAGTCTCGCACAGCTACCCTACAGCAAGGAGCTACAGGACCGGATCACGCCAATCACCGACTTTTTCATCCTCGTCTTCTTCGCCAGCATCGGCCTCCAGATCGATGGGCTAGGCAGCCTGCTGGCGTTCTGGTGGCAGGCGATCGTCGCTTCCCTCGTCCTGATGATCGGAAACTTCTGGATCATGTTCTATCTGATCGACCGAGAGGGCTTTAGCGTCGAAACCTCCTTCCTGGGGTCGATCAACATGGTGCAGGTCAGCGAGTTCTCGCTGGTCGTCGGTGCGCTCGCGTTCAATCAGCAGTACATCGGGTCGGACGTGCTCGGCTACCTGAGCCTGATGGCGCTGATGACGATGAGCGCCTCGACGTATATCATCAACTACAACCACGCGATCTACGCCCGACTGCAGCCGTGGTTTGCCCGGTTCGAGGATGAGAGCAAGCAGGATGCCGACCTCCATGAGTACCGCGATCACGCGATTGCGGTGGGCTACGATGAGGTCACCGAACGGGCGCTCTCGCGACTCGACGACCACTACGACGAGGTAGTGATTATCGATCGCAAGACGGAACACATCGAGGAGATCGAGTCCGAAGGGCGCTACGATTATATTTTCGGGGACTTCCGACACGGCGAAGTCCGGAAGGAAGCAAACCTCAAACGGGCCTCGTTCGTACTCAGTTCGAGCGTGCAGGTCGATGTTAACACCGCTTTGCTCGATGAGGTCGACGACGACGCGACGGTGTTCGTCGAAGCAGAGCGAATCGAGGACGCCCGGACGCTCTACGACCGCGGCGCGACGTATGTCATCATGAGTACACACCTCACCGCCGAGAAACTCGAAGAGTATCTCGAAGCGTATCTCGCCGACCGACAGGCGTTCGACAGTTCGATCAGCGAGGATATCGAACGACTCGAAACACTCAACGCCACAGCCGAAGAGCTTCCGTTCGGTGAGGGTCGCGCTGGTACGCGGGGTGGTGACGATGACTGA
- a CDS encoding cation:proton antiporter — protein sequence MTDLVISLAAVFITAGVLLIVANHFGLPPAPFYILAGLIVGLVVEPADVVELAQWGIAFLVFVFGIQVDFNDLQSVLRDGEVAAATQLIVVAPVAFGVGLAFGELFGFAEPVRNALYFAAAATLSSTIVGGGLLKAQIRDNLAHGRLASSIHFFDDLVAIMAVLILSADQLTDVQLVTSNIGIGVLLILAALVIYRHGFPLLVRLADGVDELVLMGSISIMIAFVAIAEMANISIVVGAFAAGIAIRNDGTQALPVQNGIDSIRDFFVAIFFVTVGALVSIPSVEVLALAVVLVGLVMIVNPIVLMLAFAYEGYDARTSFLASSSLGQVSEFSLIIAIQAWIMGTIADSMFDAVILAAAITMILSSIKRQYEESIYETVIKRMFGDRQTRKIDERSQVADDIENHTIVVGYGRQGRRVVETLERLDRPYVVVENDPSLWNDLRSECRNYVLGDARADYTWQRARLDTVTSVVSTVDHAPVSQTLLALDTDADLILRADSTAEAEQLLEDGALYVVVPDMLAAGQLVEIIDRLLSGEVTPDELSEEHLDRLATLERYGFASRADRL from the coding sequence ATGACTGATCTGGTCATCTCGCTGGCCGCCGTCTTCATTACAGCTGGGGTCCTGTTGATCGTGGCGAACCACTTCGGACTGCCACCGGCACCGTTTTACATCCTTGCAGGACTGATCGTTGGATTAGTTGTAGAGCCGGCCGACGTCGTCGAACTCGCACAGTGGGGGATCGCGTTTCTGGTCTTCGTCTTCGGGATTCAGGTAGACTTCAATGACCTCCAGTCGGTGCTCCGGGACGGCGAGGTGGCAGCAGCAACACAGCTGATCGTGGTCGCGCCGGTCGCGTTCGGCGTGGGACTTGCGTTCGGCGAGCTGTTCGGCTTCGCGGAGCCGGTCCGAAACGCCCTCTACTTTGCTGCGGCAGCAACCCTTAGCTCGACGATTGTCGGTGGCGGGCTGTTGAAAGCGCAGATCCGTGATAACCTTGCGCACGGGCGGCTTGCGTCGTCGATCCACTTCTTCGACGATCTGGTCGCGATCATGGCAGTGCTGATACTCTCTGCCGACCAGCTCACCGACGTACAGCTCGTAACCTCGAATATCGGCATTGGCGTCCTGTTGATTCTGGCTGCACTGGTGATCTATCGTCACGGCTTCCCACTGCTCGTCCGACTCGCCGACGGCGTCGACGAGCTCGTCTTGATGGGGAGTATCTCGATTATGATCGCCTTTGTCGCCATCGCAGAGATGGCAAACATCTCGATCGTCGTCGGTGCATTCGCCGCGGGAATCGCTATCAGAAACGACGGGACGCAGGCGCTTCCCGTCCAGAACGGGATCGACTCGATCAGGGACTTCTTCGTGGCGATCTTCTTTGTCACGGTTGGCGCACTGGTGTCGATTCCCTCTGTCGAAGTACTCGCACTGGCCGTCGTGCTGGTCGGACTGGTGATGATCGTCAACCCGATCGTGCTCATGCTGGCGTTCGCCTACGAGGGCTACGATGCCCGAACGTCGTTCCTCGCCAGTTCGAGCCTCGGACAGGTAAGCGAGTTCTCGTTGATTATCGCCATTCAGGCGTGGATTATGGGGACGATCGCCGACTCGATGTTCGATGCCGTGATCCTCGCTGCAGCCATCACGATGATCCTGTCTTCGATTAAACGTCAGTACGAGGAGAGCATCTACGAGACCGTTATCAAACGAATGTTCGGCGACAGGCAGACGAGAAAGATCGACGAGCGGAGTCAGGTCGCAGACGACATCGAGAACCATACGATCGTCGTTGGGTACGGTCGGCAGGGCCGTCGGGTTGTCGAGACACTCGAACGGTTGGACCGGCCCTACGTGGTTGTCGAAAACGATCCCTCGCTGTGGAACGACCTCCGGTCGGAGTGTCGGAACTACGTCCTCGGCGACGCGCGAGCCGACTACACCTGGCAGCGTGCACGGCTCGACACTGTAACTTCGGTCGTGTCGACGGTCGATCACGCACCCGTCTCACAGACGCTGCTCGCCCTCGACACGGATGCTGATCTCATACTGCGGGCTGACAGTACGGCAGAAGCCGAACAGCTGCTTGAAGACGGAGCCCTCTACGTTGTCGTCCCCGACATGCTCGCAGCCGGACAGCTCGTGGAGATCATCGATCGCTTGCTCTCCGGCGAGGTGACGCCCGACGAGCTCAGCGAGGAGCATCTCGACCGACTCGCTACGCTCGAACGGTACGGCTTTGCCTCGCGTGCGGATCGGCTCTGA
- a CDS encoding mechanosensitive ion channel family protein has protein sequence MQALVVGVVESVQALSVWRQVAVVILSAAALATAVEIVARWWLNRRSPDDTLSIVFEILHVPLYLSVILGGAYTVVQLLQPPRLGFLLEGATLSVLVILWAWGIRRLGAEWFVRLDRTNPVYDIAPVLKNLWTATIVAVAAGLLLAVWEVDLTPLLASAGLFGIIIGFAARDAIANFVGGIALFVDDTYKPGDFVVLESGDKGTVIDISLRSTTILTRDRVMVTVPNAVLNSTQVINESSPQRYKRMRVPVGVEYGADPERVEEIFYEVLDAESDVMSSPPTEVRFVEFGDSALQFELRGYIPHSTRESRARHAVNKRIHRRLAEEGIEIPYPQRTLTYGDDDDKESQQLEDAELPSNDE, from the coding sequence ATGCAGGCGCTCGTGGTCGGCGTCGTCGAAAGCGTTCAGGCCCTCTCTGTCTGGCGACAGGTGGCGGTCGTGATCCTCTCGGCGGCGGCGCTGGCGACGGCCGTGGAGATCGTTGCCCGGTGGTGGCTCAACCGCCGCTCGCCAGATGACACGCTCTCGATCGTCTTCGAGATATTGCACGTACCGCTGTATCTCTCGGTGATCCTTGGGGGCGCGTACACGGTGGTCCAGCTCCTCCAACCACCCCGGCTCGGTTTCTTGCTCGAAGGGGCGACACTGTCGGTGCTGGTGATCCTGTGGGCCTGGGGGATCCGACGGCTCGGTGCGGAGTGGTTCGTCCGCCTCGACAGGACGAATCCCGTGTACGACATCGCGCCGGTGTTGAAAAACCTCTGGACGGCGACAATCGTCGCCGTCGCGGCGGGGCTGTTGCTGGCTGTGTGGGAGGTCGATCTTACACCGCTTCTTGCCTCGGCGGGGCTGTTCGGCATCATCATCGGCTTTGCCGCACGGGACGCCATCGCCAACTTCGTCGGCGGGATCGCCCTGTTCGTCGACGACACGTACAAGCCAGGTGATTTCGTCGTGCTCGAATCCGGTGATAAGGGAACTGTCATCGACATCAGTCTCCGGAGTACGACGATTCTCACCCGGGATCGGGTGATGGTGACGGTCCCCAACGCGGTTCTCAACTCGACGCAGGTCATCAACGAATCCTCCCCACAGCGGTACAAGCGAATGCGTGTACCGGTCGGCGTCGAATACGGAGCCGATCCCGAACGGGTCGAAGAGATCTTCTACGAGGTGCTCGACGCCGAGTCGGATGTCATGTCCTCGCCCCCGACCGAAGTGCGGTTCGTCGAGTTCGGCGACTCGGCGCTCCAGTTCGAGCTGCGGGGCTACATCCCACACTCGACGCGGGAATCACGGGCACGTCACGCCGTCAACAAGCGAATTCACCGACGGCTCGCGGAGGAGGGGATCGAGATCCCGTATCCACAGCGAACGCTGACGTACGGAGACGATGACGACAAGGAGAGCCAGCAGCTCGAGGACGCCGAGCTCCCCTCGAACGACGAGTAG